Proteins from a genomic interval of Spea bombifrons isolate aSpeBom1 chromosome 4, aSpeBom1.2.pri, whole genome shotgun sequence:
- the LOC128491774 gene encoding nodal homolog 2-A-like, which translates to MDLLHMILLLTLIPEIFGKLNIPLTGTNLGQRPSADLHGHNPSQTMKPALYIMQLYQTLITGNDGNLPVQERSIIWESDPVLSLIPKSCTEKDNGWKLTFDMTSISSSTQLRLAELRMPSSYFKNAKLEIYHAKGGQRGVFIGSLNHLSSHNVESSSMVFNITKMLQNYLHHAEKDNIQEDTKDVPERGDESSCMGETAKRVRLLVFAKDNSSPDADGSPSLIKTVEASKYTRSVNEVSRKAVSRRRTRNAHNPSMPVGDGKTLCRRVDMFVDFEKIGWGNQIISPKRYNAYRCEGACPLPLNDSFKPTNHAYVQSLAHLNAPHTVSCPSCLPVKLSPMSMLQIEGGRIVLHKHEDMVVEECGCR; encoded by the exons GATTTTGCTCCTCACTCTCATCCCAGAGATCTTTGGGAAGCTGAATATTCCTCTTACAGGAACTAACCTGGGACAGAGACCTTCAGCCGATCTTCATGGACACAATCCATCCCAGACAATGAAACCGGCCCTTTATATAATGCAGCTCTACCAAACTCTCATCACAGGGAACGATGGAAACCTTCCAGTCCAGGAACGCTCCATCATCTGGGAATCGGATCCTGTCCTGAGTCTCATTCCAAAAA GTTGCACTGAAAAAGATAATGGCTGGAAATTGACTTTTGACATGACGTCTATCTCCAGCAGCACTCAACTGAGGTTGGCGGAGTTACGAATGCCCAGCTCATACTTCAAAAACGCCAAGCTCGAAATCTATCATGCCAAGGGAGGCCAGAGGGGGGTCTTCATAGGATCCTTAAATCATTTATCTTCTCACAATGTGGAGTCCTCCTCAATGGTTTTCAATATCACCAAGATGCTCCAGAACTATCTCCATCATGCTGAGAAGGACAACATCCAAGAAGATACAAAGGATGTGCCGGAGAGAGGAGACGAGAGCAGCTGTATGGGAGAGACAGCTAAAAGAGTGAGGCTCTTAGTGTTTGCCAAGGACAACTCCTCTCCTGATGCTGACGGGTCTCCGAGCCTCATCAAGACAGTGGAAGCCTCTAAGTATACTAGATCGGTCAATGAGGTCTCCAGAAAAGCTGTTAGTAGGAGGAGAACTAGGAATGCCCATAACCCCTCCATGCCGGTGGGAGACGGGAAGACTCTGTGCAGAAGGGTGGACATGTTTGTGGACTTTGAGAAGATTGGATGGGGAAACCAGATCATCTCTCCCAAGAGATACAACGCATACAGGTGTGAAGGAGCTTGTCCTCTTCCACTAAATGACTCCTTCAAGCCAACCAACCATGCCTACGTACAG AGTTTGGCCCATCTGAATGCCCCCCACACAGTGAGTTGtccttcctgtctccccgtgaaGTTGAGCCCCATGTCCATGTTACAGATCGAGGGGGGAAGAATTGTTTTACACAAACATGAAGATATGGTGGTTGAGGAATGTGGCTGCAGATGA